In a single window of the Cucumis melo cultivar AY chromosome 11, USDA_Cmelo_AY_1.0, whole genome shotgun sequence genome:
- the LOC103498436 gene encoding probable E3 ubiquitin-protein ligase ARI2, which produces MDDCISSDEDYYDSDRDSLHGLENEDSEIQRVPKTPSTKVITKESLLAAQKEDMRRVMDLLSLREYHARTLLIHYRWDVEKLFAVLVEKGKNHLFATAGVTMIENRSNSSSEASSMVMCDICMEEVHGNDATRVDCGHCFCNNCWTEHFIVKINEGQSRRIRCMAHKCNAICDEAVVRTLVSKRHPDLANKFDRFLLESYIEDNKRVKWCPSTPHCGNAIRVEDDEFCEVECSCGLQFCFSCLSEAHSPCSCLMWELWIKKCRDESETVNWITVHTKPCPKCHKPVEKNGGCNLVSCICGQAFCWLCGGATGREHTWSSISGHSCGRYKEESEQKAERAKRDLYRYMHYHNRYKAHTDSFKLESKLKESIQEKISISEERESMLRDFSWVNNGLSRLFRSRRVLSYSYPFAFYMFGDELFKDEMTEAEREIKQHLFEDQQQQLEANVEKLSKFLEEPFDQYTKDKVMEIRMQVINLSVITDTLCKKMYDCIENDLLGSLELGIHNIAPYKSKGIEKALELSACWNSKANTSDKYPPSDCGTSGGLSECERLTSLNSEENGCSSRKRARAEVVTGNFFDLNLPAEVVDRN; this is translated from the exons ATGGACGACTGTATTAGCAGCGATGAGGACTATTATGACTCCGATCGAGATTCTCTTCATGGTCTTGAGAACGAGGACTCTGAAATTCAGCGGGTTCCTAAAACTCCCTCTACTAAg GTTATTACGAAAGAATCTCTCCTTGCGGCACAG AAGGAGGACATGCGTCGAGTTATGGACTTACTATCGTTGAGAGAAtaccatgctcggacgttactTATTCATTACCGATGGGATGTTGAGAAATTGTTTGCTGTACTTGTGGAGAAAGGGAAAAATCACTTGTTTGCTACAGCTGGTGTTACTATGATTGAGAATCGAAGTAATAGTTCCTCTGAGGCTTCTTCCATGGTGATGTGTGATATCTGCATGGAGGAAGTACATGGCAATGATGCAACGAGAGTGGATTGTGGTCATTGCTTTTGTAATAACT GTTGGACTGAACATTTTATTGTGAAAATAAATGAGGGTCAAAGTCGGAGGATCAGATGCATGGCCCACAAATGCAATGCAATTTGTGATGAAGCTGTTGTTAGGACTCTAGTTAGTAAAAGGCATCCAGATCTTGCCAATAAATTTGATCGTTTTCTTCTTGAATCCTACATTGAGGACAACAAAAGAGTCAAGTGGTGTCCAAGTACCCCTCATTGCGGCAATGCTATACGCGTGGAGGATGATGAGTTTTGTGAAGTAGAATGTTCGTGTGGTCTTCAGTTTTGTTTCAGTTGCTTATCTGAGGCTCACTCACCGTGTTCATGTTTGATGTGGGAACTTTGGATTAAGAAGTGCAGAGATGAATCTGAAACTGTTAACTGGATTACTGTACATACAAAGCCCTGCCCTAAGTGCCATAAACCCGTTGAGAAGAATGGAGGTTGTAACCTCGTCAGCTGCATCTGTGGTCAGGCATTTTG TTGGCTGTGTGGTGGAGCCACGGGTCGAGAGCATACTTGGTCAAGTATTTCTGGTCATAGTTGTGGGCGTTACAAAGAAGAATCAGAACAAAAAGCTGAGCGAGCAAAACGGGATTTGTATCGGTATATGCACTATCATAATCGGTACAAAGCTCATACAGATTCTTTTAAGCTTGAAAGCAAGTTGAAGGAATCTATACAAGAGAAGATCTCAATTTCAGAAGAGAGGGAATCCATGCTCAGAGATTTTAGTTGGGTAAACAATGGACTGTCTAGACTTTTCAGATCAAGGCGGGTTCTATCGTACTCTTACCCATTTGCATTCTATATGTTTGGGGATGAGCTATTCAAAGATGAGATGACTGAGGCGGAAAGGGAGATAAAGCAGCATCTATTTGAGGACCAGCAACAGCAACTTGAGGCAAATGTTGAGAAGCTCTCCAAGTTTTTAGAAGAGCCATTCGATCAATATACTAAAGATAAGGTAATGGAGATACGCATGCAAGTCATCAATCTGTCAGTTATCACCGATACCCTCTGCAAGAAGAT GTATGACTGTATTGAGAATGATCTTCTGGGTTCTCTTGAACTGGGTATCCACAATATTGCTCCTTACAAGTCGAAAGGCATCGAGAAGGCACTGGAGCTTTCTGCTTGTTGGAACAGCAAAGCAAATACTTCAGATAAATATCCACCATCTGACTGTGGTACAAGTG GAGGATTGTCAGAATGTGAACGACTGACTAGCTTGAATTCCGAGGAGAACGGATGCTCTTCTAGGAAACGTGCCAGGGCAGAAGTTGTTACTGGCAACTTTTTTGATCTTAACTTGCCTGCTGAGGTTGTTGATAGAAACTGA
- the LOC103498434 gene encoding UPF0496 protein At4g34320-like, with the protein MGNQHTTKRTPEELQPAVAAYEAACRVDDDVRSFDKTLQARANQVLTTLADDGGVEVRALSFDSLKQVTECLLEMNQEVVRVILQCKKDIWKNQELFELVEDYFENSLETLDFCTALENCLKRARDSQVMILMAVRQFEEDERESQMGPNQFDKTLRELRNFKASGDPFTDEFFRIFHSVYKHQTAMLEKLQQKKNKLDKKLKSISTWRKLSCMIFAATFAAVLICSVVATVIMAPPVAAALSAASSIPLGSMGKWIDSLWKSYENAVKGQKEVINSMQVGTYIAIKDMDNIRILVEKLEIEIKGMLEKADFAIKEEALKVVVEEMKKKLEVFMKSVEDLGVQADLCSRDITRARTVVLQRIIKHPN; encoded by the exons ATGGGAAACCAACACACCACCAAAAGAACCCCCGAAGAACTCCAACCGGCCGTAGCCGCTTACGAAGCGGCATGTCGTGTCGACGACGACGTCCGTTCCTTCGATAAAACTCTCCAAGCCAGAGCAAATCAAGTACTTACAACATTAGCCGACGACGGCGGAGTGGAAGTCAGAGCTCTGTCATTCGATTCCTTGAAACAGGTAACGGAATGTTTGCTGGAAATGAATCAAGAAGTGGTTCGAGTGATATTGCAATGTAAAAAGGACATATGGAAGAATCAGGAACTGTTTGAGTTGGTGGAAGATTACTTTGAGAATAGCTTGGAGACGTTGGATTTCTGTACTGCTCTGGAAAACTGTTTGAAGCGAGCTCGAGATAGTCAGGTGATGATTTTAATGGCGGTGAGGCAGTTTGAGGAAGATGAAAGGGAATCTCAAATGGGTCCGAATCAGTTCGATAAAACTTTGAGGGAATTGAGGAATTTTAAGGCCTCCGGCGACCCTTTCACGGATGAGTTCTTCAGAATCTTTCACTCTGTTTATAAACACCAAACG GCAATGCTTGAGAAGcttcaacaaaagaaaaacaaacttGACAAGAAGTTAAAGTCCATCAGCACATGGAGGAAGCTCTCATGCATGATATTCGCGGCCACATTTGCCGCCGTCTTAATATGCTCGGTGGTGGCAACGGTCATCATGGCACCACCCGTCGCAGCAGCGCTATCAGCCGCTTCCTCCATTCCTCTAGGTTCAATGGGAAAATGGATTGATTCTCTATGGAAGAGCTATGAGAATGCAGTGAAAGGGCAAAAGGAAGTGATAAACTCAATGCAAGTAGGGACATACATAGCCATTAAAGACATGGACAACATTCGGATTCTTGTCGAGAAGCTCGAGATCGAGATCAAAGGAATGTTGGAGAAAGCGGATTTTGCGATTAAAGAGGAAGCTTTGAAGGTTGTGGTGgaggagatgaagaagaaactTGAAGTATTCATGAAGAGTGTTGAAGATTTGGGTGTTCAAGCTGATTTGTGTAGTAGAGACATTACAAGGGCAAGGACTGTGGTTTTGCAAAGAATTATAAAACATCCTAATTGA
- the LOC103498433 gene encoding pentatricopeptide repeat-containing protein At4g20090: MPKFSIHQLNPLAISLHKPARLPPFLYFSSLPLSSNSTPDAQNELSISPQMFKSGPQFGSYKVGDATFYRLIENYATSGEFHLIHQVLDRMKRERRVLKETVCILIFKACGKAHLPGEAVKFFHRMANDFHCKQTVKSFNSVLNVIIQEGDFSYAFKFYLLVFGANKKGFQPNLLTYNLIIKTLCKLGQIDRAVDTFREMPLKNCNPDVFTYSTLMNGLCKESRVDEAVFLLDEMQAEGCLPNPVTYNVLIDALCKNGDLSRAAKLVDNMFLKGCVPNEVTYNTLIHGLCLKGKLDKALSLLEKMVSSKCVPNRVTYGTIINGLVQQRRAEDGVHILVSMEERGQKANEYIYSSLISGLFKEGKSENAVRLWKEMAEKGCKPNVVVYGAFIDGLCRDEKPDEAEDILQEMLSKGFLPNAFTYSSLMKGFFKKGDSQKAILVWKEMMSQDMRHNVVCCSVLLNGLCESGRLREALTVWKHMLGEGLKPDVVAYSSMIKGLCDVGSVDKGLKLFYEMQCQEPKSRPDVVTYNILLNALCRQDNLTRAIDLLNSMLDEGCDPDSYTCNIFLETLRERINPPQDGRLFLDELVVRLLKRERKLSALRIVEEMLLRFLPPEPSTWSRVIQCTCKPKRIRETIDECCRSLYG; the protein is encoded by the coding sequence ATGCCCAAATTTTCCATACACCAATTAAACCCCCTCGCAATCTCTCTTCACAAGCCGGCGCGCCTTCCCCCTTTCTTGTATTTTtcctctcttcctctttcttccaACTCAACTCCGGATGCCCAAAATGAGCTCTCGATATCACCTCAAATGTTCAAATCCGGCCCCCAATTCGGTTCCTATAAGGTGGGGGATGCAACATTTTATCGTTTAATCGAGAACTATGCAACTTCTGGAGAATTCCATTTGATACACCAAGTTTTGGATAGAATGAAACGTGAAAGGCGGGTCCTTAAGGAAACTGTTTGTATCCTCATTTTCAAGGCTTGCGGGAAAGCTCATTTACCTGGGGAAGCTGTGAAATTTTTTCACAGAATGGCCAACGACTTTCATTGTAAGCAGACTGTAAAGTCATTCAATTCGGTTCTTAACGTAATTATTCAAGAGGGGGACTTTTCATACGCATTCAAGTTTTATTTGCTCGTTTTCGGTGCCAATAAGAAAGGCTTTCAGCCCAATCTACTCACTTATAATTTGATTATTAAGACACTGTGCAAGTTAGGACAGATAGATAGAGCTGTTGACACTTTTAGAGAAATGCCACTGAAAAACTGCAATCCCGACGTCTTCACTTATAGTACATTAATGAATGGGTTATGTAAGGAAAGCAGGGTAGACGAGGCAGTGTTTTTGCTGGATGAGATGCAAGCAGAAGGCTGCCTTCCAAATCCCGTGACATATAATGTATTGATTGATGCACTATGCAAGAATGGTGACTTGAGTCGAGCGGCAAAGCTTGTGGATAATATGTTTCTCAAAGGTTGTGTTCCAAACGAAGTGACCTATAATACCCTTATCCATGGGTTGTGCTTGAAGGGAAAGTTGGACAAAGCTCTTAGTCTTTTGGAGAAAATGGTGTCGAGTAAATGTGTTCCTAATCGAGTCACATATGGAACAATCATTAATGGTCTTGTTCAACAAAGAAGGGCTGAGGATGGAGTACACATTTTGGTTTCTATGGAAGAGAGAGGACAAAAGGCAAATGAGTACATTTACTCGTCTCTCATCAGTGGTTTATTTAAGGAGGGCAAGTCTGAAAATGCCGTGAGGCTGTGGAAAGAAATGGCAGAGAAGGGATGCAAACCCAACGTTGTTGTTTACGGTGCCTTTATAGATGGTCTATGTCGAGATGAAAAGCCAGATGAAGCTGAAGACATTTTGCAGGAAATGTTAAGCAAAGGCTTTTTACCAAATGCCTTCACTTACAGCTCCTTAATGaaggggttttttaaaaaaggtgACAGCCAAAAAGCAATTCTTGTGTGGAAAGAGATGATGAGTCAGGATATGAGGCACAATGTAGTTTGTTGCAGTGTCTTACTTAATGGCCTATGTGAGAGTGGAAGACTAAGGGAGGCGTTGACAGTGTGGAAGCACATGCTCGGTGAGGGACTTAAGCCTGATGTTGTGGCTTATAGTTCAATGATTAAAGGTCTTTGTGATGTCGGCTCCGTAGACAAGGGCTTGAAGCTTTTCTATGAGATGCAGTGTCAGGAGCCCAAGTCCCGACCAGATGTAGTCACCTATAATATACTTCTCAATGCCCTTTGTAGGCAGGATAATCTCACCCGTGCCATTGATCTTCTAAATAGTATGCTCGATGAAGGCTGTGACCCTGACTCATACACATGCAATATCTTTTTGGAAACTTTGAGGGAGAGGATTAATCCACCACAAGATGGAAGGCTGTTTTTAGATGAGCTCGTGGTAAGGTTACTTAAGCGAGAGAGAAAATTATCTGCTTTGAGAATTGTAGAGGAAATGCTCCTAAGATTTCTGCCACCGGAGCCATCAACTTGGTCCAGAGTCATTCAATGCACATGCAAACCAAAAAGGATTCGAGAAACCATAGACGAGTGTTGCAGAAGCCTATATGGATAA